A portion of the Chloroflexota bacterium genome contains these proteins:
- a CDS encoding GNAT family N-acetyltransferase: MTLSTPYTLRTFRFPEDYPAVYNLWANAGPGIQLRVSDEPEEIAKKVAHDPDLFVVAENENGEIIGAVMAGFDGRRGLIYHLAVDANYRQHGLGTALMDEIEKRLRAKGCLRAYLMVVPGEKEVLAFYRKRGWENLPVITLAKNLTSDHPSS; the protein is encoded by the coding sequence ATGACCTTGAGCACGCCCTACACCCTCCGCACCTTCCGCTTTCCTGAAGATTACCCCGCCGTCTACAACCTGTGGGCCAACGCCGGGCCGGGCATCCAGTTGCGGGTTTCCGACGAACCGGAAGAAATCGCCAAAAAGGTCGCCCACGACCCCGACCTGTTCGTCGTTGCCGAAAACGAAAACGGCGAGATTATCGGCGCGGTGATGGCCGGGTTTGATGGGCGGCGCGGGCTGATTTATCACCTCGCCGTGGATGCCAACTACCGCCAGCACGGCCTCGGCACCGCCCTGATGGACGAAATCGAAAAACGCCTGCGCGCCAAAGGCTGCCTGCGCGCTTACCTCATGGTCGTGCCTGGCGAAAAAGAAGTGCTGGCTTTCTACCGCAAACGCGGCTGGGAAAACCTCCCCGTCATCACCCTCGCCAAAAACCTCACCTCTGACCATCCAAGCAGTTGA
- a CDS encoding amino acid ABC transporter substrate-binding protein, whose protein sequence is MTKRIFYVLGVLVVLGMLLAACGSSGQSAPEAVKTVIVTVEAQGGNTPSGYGATLKAVKERGHLICGVNAQLPGFGYVDDQGNYKGFDVDFCHAVAAAIFGDPNKVEFRPLTAKERFTALQTGEIDVLIRNTTWTLTRDTELGANFAATTFYDGQGIMVRKDSGITKLEDLEGAKICVATGTTTELNLADQMAAHNIDYTPVVFETADQVFGAYEEGRCDAVTTDKSGLVSRRVTLKNPDDHVILDITLSKEPLGPVVRQGDDQWFDIINWVVFATFTGEEEGITSKNVDEIKATTKNPNVKKFLGLEGEMGQKLGLSDDWAYNIIKMVGNYAEIYDRNLGPGTPFNLPRGLNASWKDGGLLYAPPIR, encoded by the coding sequence ATGACGAAGCGTATTTTCTATGTTTTGGGCGTGCTGGTTGTGCTCGGCATGCTCCTGGCTGCCTGCGGTAGCAGTGGGCAAAGCGCCCCCGAGGCGGTCAAGACCGTGATCGTGACCGTAGAGGCGCAGGGCGGCAACACCCCCAGCGGCTACGGCGCGACCCTCAAGGCCGTGAAAGAGCGCGGGCACCTTATCTGCGGCGTGAACGCCCAACTGCCCGGCTTCGGCTACGTGGACGATCAGGGTAACTACAAAGGCTTTGACGTCGACTTCTGCCATGCAGTGGCAGCAGCCATCTTTGGCGACCCCAACAAGGTGGAATTCCGCCCGTTGACCGCCAAAGAACGCTTCACCGCCCTGCAGACCGGTGAGATCGATGTGCTCATCCGCAACACGACCTGGACGCTGACCCGCGACACCGAACTGGGCGCCAACTTCGCCGCGACCACCTTCTACGACGGTCAGGGCATCATGGTGCGCAAAGACAGCGGCATCACCAAACTGGAAGACCTGGAAGGCGCAAAGATCTGCGTGGCCACCGGCACCACCACCGAACTGAACCTGGCTGACCAGATGGCCGCTCACAACATTGACTACACCCCCGTGGTGTTCGAAACCGCCGACCAGGTGTTCGGTGCTTACGAAGAAGGCCGCTGCGACGCTGTGACCACCGACAAGTCCGGTCTGGTTTCCCGCCGCGTGACCCTGAAGAACCCCGACGACCACGTCATTCTGGACATCACCCTCTCCAAAGAGCCGCTGGGCCCGGTGGTCCGCCAGGGCGACGATCAGTGGTTCGACATCATCAACTGGGTTGTCTTTGCAACCTTCACCGGTGAAGAAGAAGGCATCACCTCGAAGAACGTTGATGAAATCAAAGCCACGACCAAGAACCCCAACGTCAAGAAATTCCTCGGCCTGGAAGGTGAAATGGGCCAGAAACTCGGCCTGAGCGACGATTGGGCTTACAACATCATCAAGATGGTCGGCAACTACGCCGAGATTTACGACCGCAACCTGGGCCCCGGCACTCCCTTCAACCTGCCGCGCGGCTTGAACGCTTCCTGGAAGGACGGCGGCTTGCTTTACGCCCCGCCCATCCGGTAA
- a CDS encoding amino acid ABC transporter permease, with protein MNRNQEQYTSGEVLAPPTERYTVIGWLKKNLFSTWYYTLLTLFTLYILYIIIKPTLIWVFTQAQWQVVVVNLRLFMVGQYPADQIFRIWIALHLLAFTVGLAWAIWLPRSRRIGAFLLLIPLGLAALPFISTFSHINWVIFDIAALAGWGLGTWKPKAMRRPLLVLLLAYFPILILLILGVQPILKIVKTNLWGGLLLTMLLAVVGITVSFPLGILLALGRKSELPIVKLFSILYIEIIRGVPLVTVLFMAQLMLPLFLPPQIKIDNVIRAMAGIVLFAAAYMAENVRGGLQAIPKGQYEAAWALGLNGFQTTFFIILPQALRNVIPVLVNQFIALFKDTSLVAIVGLLDLLGIASTVLAQPEFIGKQREVYLFIALIYWVFSYAMSYASRRLEVALGVGER; from the coding sequence ATGAACCGAAACCAAGAACAATACACCAGCGGCGAAGTGCTGGCCCCGCCCACCGAACGCTACACCGTCATCGGCTGGCTGAAGAAAAACCTTTTCAGCACGTGGTATTACACCCTGCTGACGCTGTTCACGCTGTATATACTTTACATCATCATCAAACCCACCCTGATCTGGGTCTTCACTCAAGCGCAGTGGCAGGTAGTGGTGGTCAACCTGCGGCTGTTCATGGTGGGGCAATACCCCGCAGACCAAATTTTCCGCATCTGGATTGCACTTCACCTGCTGGCTTTCACGGTCGGCCTGGCGTGGGCTATCTGGTTACCGCGCTCCCGCCGCATCGGGGCCTTCCTGCTGCTCATTCCGCTGGGGCTGGCAGCCTTGCCCTTCATCAGCACCTTCTCCCACATCAACTGGGTAATTTTTGACATTGCGGCGCTGGCAGGCTGGGGACTGGGCACCTGGAAGCCCAAAGCCATGCGGCGGCCACTGCTCGTGTTGCTGCTGGCTTACTTTCCCATCCTCATCCTGCTCATCCTGGGCGTACAGCCCATCTTGAAAATCGTCAAAACCAACCTGTGGGGCGGTTTGCTGTTGACGATGCTGCTGGCCGTGGTGGGGATTACCGTTTCGTTTCCCCTGGGCATTTTGCTGGCGTTAGGCCGTAAATCGGAATTGCCCATCGTCAAACTGTTCAGCATCCTTTACATCGAGATCATTCGCGGCGTGCCGTTGGTAACCGTGCTGTTCATGGCCCAATTGATGCTGCCGCTGTTCCTCCCCCCTCAGATCAAAATCGACAACGTCATCCGTGCTATGGCAGGCATCGTGCTGTTCGCCGCCGCCTACATGGCCGAAAACGTGCGCGGCGGGCTCCAGGCCATCCCCAAAGGGCAATACGAAGCCGCGTGGGCATTGGGCTTGAACGGCTTTCAGACCACCTTCTTCATCATCCTGCCTCAGGCCCTGCGGAACGTGATCCCCGTGCTGGTCAACCAGTTCATCGCCCTCTTCAAAGACACCTCGCTGGTGGCAATCGTGGGCCTGTTAGACCTGTTGGGGATTGCTTCGACCGTCCTTGCCCAACCCGAATTCATTGGCAAGCAACGCGAAGTTTACCTGTTCATCGCCCTGATTTACTGGGTGTTCAGTTACGCCATGTCCTACGCCAGCCGCCGCCTGGAAGTGGCGCTGGGCGTGGGTGAACGCTAA
- a CDS encoding response regulator produces MTKIMLVEDDHTMRSLLKTLLEMEGFEVIFGPGHADALLEALRAAKPALLVMDVHLAGGINGIDLLDSIRQDKELQHTRVVITSGMNYDEAALAAGADGFLQKPYMVDDLLNLIRQTLPKTSH; encoded by the coding sequence ATGACTAAAATCATGCTGGTGGAAGACGACCACACCATGCGTTCCCTCCTCAAAACCCTGCTGGAAATGGAAGGGTTCGAGGTTATCTTTGGGCCCGGCCATGCCGACGCCCTGCTGGAAGCCCTCCGCGCCGCAAAACCTGCCTTGCTGGTGATGGATGTCCACCTTGCCGGCGGCATCAACGGCATTGACCTGCTGGATTCCATTCGCCAGGACAAGGAACTGCAACATACCCGTGTCGTCATCACTTCAGGGATGAACTACGACGAAGCCGCCCTCGCGGCAGGCGCCGATGGCTTCCTGCAGAAGCCTTACATGGTCGACGACCTGCTCAACCTCATTCGTCAGACCCTCCCCAAAACCTCCCACTGA
- a CDS encoding bifunctional phosphoglucose/phosphomannose isomerase → MKLDDFPRFPEVDKENMLAEIDNLPTQLQQAWELGHTFPMPETEGVQHVIIAGMGGSAIGADLLAAYAEPLASVPITVRRDYDLPAWAQGDHVLLIASSHSGNTEETLSAFAAAQARGCRVLAVTTGGKLAAQAAEAGHTVWQFVHPGQPRAAVGYSFGLLLALFARAGWLPNPESEVQAAIAAMQAQQASLKAEVPTESNPAKQWALRLEGKWPAVFGSGALAPVARRWKGQISEIAKALAQFEFLPEADHNTLAGLHNPKALFPQTIAIFLTAAGEHPRNQLRARLTRDVFQQHGLEAALVEARGEGRLAQQWTALHLGDYIAYYLAMRYDTDPTPVTAIEGFKAALKKA, encoded by the coding sequence ATGAAACTTGACGACTTCCCCCGCTTCCCCGAAGTGGACAAAGAAAACATGCTCGCCGAAATCGACAACCTGCCCACACAACTGCAGCAGGCGTGGGAACTGGGACACACCTTCCCCATGCCGGAGACCGAGGGCGTGCAGCACGTCATTATCGCGGGCATGGGCGGCTCGGCCATCGGCGCCGACCTGCTCGCGGCCTACGCTGAGCCGCTGGCCTCCGTACCCATCACTGTGCGGCGCGACTACGACCTGCCCGCGTGGGCACAGGGCGACCACGTGCTGCTCATCGCCTCTTCGCATTCCGGCAACACCGAAGAAACGCTGAGCGCCTTTGCCGCCGCGCAGGCACGGGGCTGCCGGGTGCTCGCCGTGACCACCGGCGGCAAACTGGCCGCCCAGGCCGCTGAAGCGGGCCACACGGTGTGGCAGTTCGTCCACCCGGGGCAGCCGCGCGCCGCGGTGGGCTATTCCTTTGGGCTACTGCTGGCGCTGTTTGCCCGCGCGGGCTGGCTTCCCAACCCCGAAAGCGAAGTCCAGGCCGCGATAGCAGCCATGCAAGCCCAACAGGCTTCCCTGAAAGCCGAAGTACCCACCGAAAGCAACCCGGCCAAGCAATGGGCGCTGCGGCTGGAAGGCAAATGGCCGGCGGTGTTCGGCAGCGGTGCGCTCGCGCCGGTTGCCCGCCGCTGGAAGGGGCAAATCAGCGAAATCGCCAAAGCCCTGGCACAGTTCGAATTCCTACCCGAAGCCGACCACAACACCTTGGCCGGCCTGCACAACCCCAAGGCGCTCTTCCCGCAGACCATCGCCATCTTCCTCACCGCCGCGGGCGAACACCCCCGCAACCAGTTACGGGCGCGCCTCACCCGCGATGTCTTCCAGCAGCATGGCCTGGAAGCCGCGCTGGTGGAAGCCCGCGGCGAAGGCCGCCTCGCGCAGCAATGGACGGCATTGCACCTCGGCGATTACATCGCCTATTACCTCGCCATGCGCTACGATACCGACCCCACGCCGGTCACCGCCATCGAAGGCTTCAAGGCAGCCCTGAAAAAAGCCTGA
- a CDS encoding SH3 domain-containing protein, whose amino-acid sequence MRITTRFFGFLVLGVLGAWLLGSCGGGTAPATPTAAPTATPSPTMPPRPTAEPPTATPALSPTPTPFPLAERVRQLQEALRRHDVQALAALMSESVKTGFYGTDYSWEVKATQMAATLVDGAPTSALPCWAVSHTPQATEVVLGGLHYEGGRPWLWRLASGDVEAVLFFYEDHPPYRITAVLPLTEGDRAFFQGLACESMDVQASVYPTPLPTPTPAPRFCPDSPPPQLTVGEYAYVAFSPPLPNRVRNIPAKQGEVLDRAKPGESMKVLFGPVCRDGWTWWKVRLNRSGIVGWTAEGGGDVYWLKPCHTLAECP is encoded by the coding sequence ATGAGAATCACGACGCGTTTCTTTGGATTTCTGGTTTTGGGCGTTTTGGGCGCGTGGCTGTTAGGATCTTGTGGTGGGGGAACTGCGCCTGCTACCCCCACGGCAGCACCTACAGCGACGCCTTCCCCTACAATGCCCCCTCGGCCGACGGCAGAGCCGCCTACGGCGACGCCCGCGCTTTCCCCCACGCCTACCCCCTTCCCGCTGGCCGAACGCGTGCGCCAGTTGCAGGAGGCGTTGCGCCGCCACGATGTGCAGGCGTTGGCAGCGTTGATGAGCGAAAGCGTCAAGACGGGTTTTTACGGCACCGATTACAGTTGGGAAGTCAAGGCCACGCAGATGGCGGCAACCTTGGTGGATGGTGCGCCGACGTCGGCGTTGCCATGCTGGGCGGTAAGCCATACGCCGCAGGCCACCGAGGTGGTGTTGGGCGGCCTTCACTATGAAGGGGGGCGCCCCTGGCTGTGGCGGCTGGCTTCCGGTGATGTGGAGGCGGTGCTCTTTTTCTATGAGGATCACCCGCCCTATCGCATTACGGCAGTATTGCCGTTGACCGAGGGCGATCGTGCTTTCTTCCAGGGGCTGGCGTGCGAGAGCATGGATGTGCAGGCTTCGGTGTATCCTACCCCGCTGCCTACGCCCACGCCTGCGCCGCGCTTTTGCCCGGATTCCCCCCCGCCCCAGTTGACTGTGGGTGAATATGCCTACGTGGCTTTCTCGCCGCCTTTGCCCAACCGCGTGCGGAATATCCCGGCGAAGCAAGGGGAAGTGCTCGACCGTGCCAAGCCTGGTGAATCGATGAAGGTGCTGTTTGGGCCGGTGTGCCGCGACGGTTGGACCTGGTGGAAGGTGCGCCTCAACCGCAGCGGGATTGTGGGCTGGACCGCGGAGGGCGGCGGTGATGTGTATTGGTTGAAGCCGTGCCACACCCTGGCCGAGTGCCCATAA
- a CDS encoding MogA/MoaB family molybdenum cofactor biosynthesis protein, with translation MLRFAILTVSDRSARGAREDRSGPALADAVRARGWEVAHTAILADDLPALRDTLARWADSDAYDVILTTGGTGFAPRDVTPEATLAVVERLAPGLAEAMRAASLQITPHAMLSRAVAGIRGATLIINLPGSPKAALENLEVIAPVLPHAVSLLRGDPEAEKGHRV, from the coding sequence ATGCTCCGTTTCGCCATCCTCACCGTCTCCGACCGTTCCGCCCGCGGCGCGCGGGAAGACCGCTCCGGCCCCGCGCTGGCGGATGCCGTGCGTGCCCGCGGCTGGGAAGTCGCCCACACCGCCATTTTGGCCGACGACCTGCCTGCCCTGCGCGACACCTTAGCCCGCTGGGCCGATAGCGACGCTTACGACGTCATCCTGACTACCGGCGGCACCGGCTTCGCCCCACGCGATGTCACCCCGGAAGCCACCTTAGCCGTGGTGGAACGCCTCGCCCCTGGCCTCGCGGAAGCCATGCGCGCGGCCAGCCTGCAAATCACCCCCCACGCGATGCTCTCCCGCGCGGTCGCGGGCATCCGCGGCGCGACCCTCATCATCAACCTGCCCGGCAGCCCCAAAGCCGCGCTGGAAAACCTGGAAGTGATTGCTCCGGTGCTGCCCCACGCGGTTAGCCTGCTGCGTGGCGACCCCGAAGCGGAAAAAGGGCATCGGGTGTAA
- a CDS encoding amino acid ABC transporter ATP-binding protein — protein sequence MPEEHRAEAIEKGEIPIVLAHEVHKWYGNFHVLRGINMEVYKGEVIVIFGPSGSGKSTFIRTINRLEEYQKGKIIVDGTELSRDIRNIEKIRMETGMVFQQFNLFPHLTVLQNITLAPIQVRKWPKAKAEEVAMQLLKRVGIPDQANKFPGQLSGGQQQRVAIARALAMQPKIMLFDEPTSALDPEMIKEVLDVMVELAESGMTMLVVTHEMGFARAVADRMYFFDQGQIVESGSPEQIFTNPQEDRTKLFLSQILH from the coding sequence ATGCCGGAAGAACATCGCGCAGAGGCCATCGAAAAAGGCGAAATTCCTATTGTGTTGGCCCATGAAGTCCACAAGTGGTACGGCAACTTCCACGTGCTGCGCGGCATCAACATGGAAGTCTACAAAGGCGAGGTGATCGTGATTTTCGGGCCTTCCGGCTCAGGGAAGTCCACTTTCATCCGCACCATCAATCGGCTGGAAGAGTACCAAAAGGGCAAAATCATCGTTGACGGCACAGAACTCAGCCGCGACATCCGCAACATCGAAAAAATCCGCATGGAAACCGGCATGGTGTTCCAGCAATTCAACCTCTTTCCCCACCTGACGGTGTTGCAAAACATCACCCTGGCCCCCATTCAAGTGCGCAAATGGCCCAAAGCCAAAGCCGAGGAAGTCGCCATGCAACTGCTGAAGCGCGTCGGCATTCCCGACCAGGCCAACAAGTTCCCCGGCCAGCTCTCAGGCGGCCAGCAGCAGCGTGTGGCAATCGCCCGGGCTTTGGCAATGCAACCGAAAATCATGCTCTTCGACGAGCCTACTTCGGCGCTCGACCCCGAAATGATCAAAGAAGTGCTCGACGTGATGGTGGAACTGGCCGAAAGCGGCATGACGATGCTGGTGGTCACCCACGAAATGGGCTTTGCCCGCGCCGTGGCCGACCGGATGTACTTCTTCGACCAGGGGCAAATCGTCGAAAGCGGTTCACCGGAACAAATTTTCACCAACCCTCAGGAAGACCGCACCAAACTGTTCCTCTCGCAGATTTTGCACTAA
- a CDS encoding ABC transporter permease subunit, with protein sequence MNETSIPFWRDERVLQWIAQIIFLVAVVGFLWYLYHNMITALAQRGLLPSFHFLSLTAGFDIGEHLIPYSRSSTYGRAFLVGILNTIEVSALGIVFATILGVILGVMRLSTNWLINKIASIYIEIIRNIPLLVLLVFWYTGVFLQLPRLKEAKILPGPTIVSNRGIAMPWGKPTATWHTYLYILLIGLILAAIVWWRLTAIGKRTGRMPLVTVWSTLTFLGVAALGWVGLVLFAHQAPLALDTPYIKGLRTVGGLELTPEFMALFSGLVFYTAAFIAEVVRAGIQSVSKGQIEAARALGLNGFQTLRLVVFPQALRVIVPPMTSQYLNLTKNSSLAVFIGFPDLYSVAGTIHNQTGRAVEVTTLMMAVYLSFSLATSVFMNWYNKKIRLVER encoded by the coding sequence ATGAACGAAACGAGCATTCCCTTTTGGCGAGATGAACGGGTTCTGCAGTGGATTGCGCAAATTATCTTTCTGGTAGCGGTGGTGGGCTTCCTGTGGTATCTCTACCACAACATGATTACCGCCCTGGCTCAGCGCGGCCTGCTGCCCAGTTTTCATTTCCTCAGCCTGACAGCAGGCTTTGACATTGGTGAGCACCTGATCCCTTACAGTCGCAGCAGCACATACGGCCGAGCCTTTCTGGTGGGCATTCTCAACACCATTGAAGTCAGCGCCCTGGGCATTGTTTTCGCTACGATTTTGGGCGTCATCCTCGGTGTGATGCGGCTTTCCACCAACTGGCTCATCAACAAGATCGCAAGTATTTATATTGAAATCATCCGCAATATTCCGTTGCTGGTGCTGCTGGTGTTCTGGTACACCGGCGTATTTTTGCAATTGCCGCGGCTCAAAGAGGCAAAAATTCTGCCCGGCCCTACCATCGTCAGCAATCGCGGCATCGCCATGCCCTGGGGAAAACCCACGGCGACCTGGCATACTTATCTCTACATTTTGCTCATCGGGTTGATTCTGGCAGCGATTGTGTGGTGGCGGCTCACGGCCATCGGCAAACGCACCGGTCGGATGCCGCTGGTCACGGTTTGGTCCACTTTGACTTTTCTGGGCGTGGCCGCGCTGGGCTGGGTTGGTCTGGTGCTCTTTGCCCATCAAGCCCCCCTTGCCCTCGATACGCCTTACATCAAAGGACTGCGAACGGTCGGAGGGCTGGAACTGACCCCCGAGTTCATGGCGTTGTTCTCAGGGCTGGTGTTTTACACCGCAGCCTTCATCGCCGAGGTGGTGCGCGCCGGCATTCAATCAGTTTCCAAAGGGCAAATCGAAGCCGCTCGGGCATTGGGGCTCAACGGCTTCCAAACCCTGCGGCTGGTCGTGTTCCCCCAGGCGCTGCGGGTGATCGTGCCGCCAATGACCAGCCAGTACCTCAACCTGACCAAGAACTCATCGCTGGCTGTGTTCATCGGCTTCCCCGATCTGTATTCGGTGGCAGGCACCATCCACAACCAAACCGGGCGCGCGGTGGAAGTGACCACCTTGATGATGGCTGTGTACCTCTCCTTTAGCCTGGCCACCTCAGTGTTCATGAACTGGTATAACAAGAAAATCCGCCTGGTGGAGCGTTAG
- a CDS encoding PHP domain-containing protein: MARKRSPKRHWYVVDLHLHTPASSDYQQPEISYLDILRRAEALGLDVIAFTDHNTVAGYRHMQEEIHQLELLEKLNRLLPEEKARLEEYRRLLSKILVLPGFEFTATLGFHILGIFPPEKPVREIEHLLLTLNIPPEKLDQGSATVGATSDVLTAYRMIDEAGGLVIAAHANSSNGVAARNVPGQTKISYTQDPHLHALEVTDLEKKGRHTTAAFFNGTKPEYPRRMHCIQGSDAHRLIGDGRNLGVGDRATEVLLPEVSFQALKELFLSNDFARHRPHRPKAPQEDFIQQAREEGANLIQAFHERMTVRGGRLYAIIADVCAFANTNGGTLYIGLSDDPKKPPVGIDNPEQAAAELARQISERIIPPLEVTIDTHETLGKKVLRVLVPRGPEPPYAVDGSKIYIRAEAETGLAVRDEIVELVLRGLQEKEDAAPTKAETGSPTRRATIRPAPVDEVPPLPKDAPRTGVEVVSVMERDGTKYYTVRDLRNGNVVKNVTTSSARRLWHYAISRYAKLPADLSKVRGIHWEGDRGVMRKYKQGKQWHFDLVQRTPEGNRFFFGVTEDGLTEPWRPVVGLEE, translated from the coding sequence GTGGCACGAAAACGATCGCCCAAACGGCATTGGTACGTCGTAGATTTGCACCTCCACACGCCCGCATCCAGCGACTACCAGCAGCCGGAAATCTCCTACTTAGATATCCTCCGCAGGGCCGAAGCCCTGGGGCTGGACGTCATTGCTTTCACCGACCACAACACCGTTGCCGGTTACCGGCACATGCAAGAAGAAATTCACCAACTGGAACTACTGGAAAAACTCAATCGCCTGCTACCCGAAGAAAAAGCACGACTGGAAGAATACCGCCGCCTGCTGAGCAAAATTCTGGTGCTCCCCGGCTTCGAGTTTACCGCCACATTAGGCTTCCACATTTTGGGCATCTTCCCTCCCGAAAAGCCCGTGCGGGAAATCGAGCACCTGCTTCTCACCCTCAACATCCCCCCCGAAAAACTCGACCAGGGCTCGGCCACTGTGGGCGCCACCAGCGACGTGCTCACCGCCTACCGCATGATCGACGAAGCCGGTGGCCTGGTGATTGCCGCCCATGCCAACTCCAGCAACGGCGTGGCTGCCCGAAACGTGCCGGGGCAAACCAAAATTTCCTACACCCAAGACCCTCACCTGCACGCCCTGGAAGTCACCGATCTGGAGAAAAAAGGCCGCCACACCACCGCGGCGTTCTTCAACGGCACCAAGCCGGAATACCCGCGGCGGATGCACTGCATTCAGGGCTCCGATGCCCACCGCCTGATTGGCGACGGGCGCAACCTCGGTGTGGGCGACCGGGCAACCGAAGTGCTGCTGCCGGAAGTCAGTTTCCAGGCGCTGAAAGAGCTCTTCCTGAGCAACGACTTTGCCCGCCATCGCCCGCACCGCCCTAAAGCCCCGCAGGAAGACTTCATCCAGCAGGCCCGCGAAGAAGGCGCCAACCTGATTCAGGCCTTCCACGAGCGCATGACCGTGCGCGGCGGACGGCTGTATGCCATCATTGCCGATGTGTGCGCTTTTGCCAACACCAACGGCGGCACGCTTTACATTGGCCTGAGCGACGACCCCAAAAAGCCGCCCGTAGGCATCGACAACCCTGAACAAGCCGCGGCGGAACTCGCACGTCAGATTTCCGAACGCATCATTCCACCTCTGGAAGTCACCATTGACACCCACGAGACACTGGGGAAGAAAGTGTTGCGGGTGCTGGTGCCGCGCGGCCCTGAGCCGCCCTACGCGGTGGATGGCAGCAAAATTTACATCCGCGCCGAAGCAGAAACCGGCCTTGCCGTGCGGGATGAAATTGTCGAACTGGTGCTGCGCGGGCTGCAAGAGAAAGAAGACGCCGCCCCCACCAAAGCGGAAACCGGCAGCCCCACACGGCGCGCCACCATCCGCCCGGCACCGGTAGACGAAGTGCCGCCGTTGCCCAAAGATGCACCCCGCACCGGCGTGGAAGTGGTTTCGGTGATGGAACGCGATGGCACCAAATACTACACCGTGCGCGACCTGCGCAATGGCAACGTCGTCAAAAACGTCACCACCTCTTCGGCGCGCCGCCTGTGGCACTACGCCATCAGCCGCTACGCCAAACTGCCTGCCGACCTGAGCAAGGTGCGCGGCATTCACTGGGAAGGCGACCGCGGCGTGATGCGGAAATACAAGCAAGGCAAGCAGTGGCACTTCGACCTGGTGCAACGTACCCCTGAAGGCAACCGCTTCTTCTTCGGCGTTACCGAAGACGGCCTGACCGAGCCGTGGCGGCCTGTCGTGGGGTTGGAAGAATGA
- a CDS encoding Cys-tRNA(Pro) deacylase: MSKNNVTRLLDKRGIPYTAYDLPREKLGALETARLLNVPPERVFKTIVVVRSGRGKPILAVVSGTQEVDVKAVAQVVGEKKVRVPPQKEAERLTGLQAGGISPLALLGRGFTVILDASATEAEFLHISGGQRGLNLRLQVEDFLQLTGARVAPIGRERPQA, encoded by the coding sequence ATGAGCAAGAACAACGTCACCCGCCTGTTAGACAAACGCGGCATTCCCTACACGGCCTACGACCTGCCGCGCGAAAAACTGGGGGCGCTGGAAACCGCGCGGCTGCTGAACGTGCCGCCGGAACGGGTGTTCAAGACCATCGTGGTGGTGCGCAGCGGGCGCGGCAAGCCGATTTTAGCCGTGGTATCGGGCACGCAAGAAGTGGATGTCAAAGCCGTCGCTCAGGTAGTCGGAGAGAAAAAGGTGCGCGTGCCACCTCAGAAGGAAGCCGAGCGGCTCACGGGGTTGCAGGCAGGGGGCATTTCCCCGCTCGCGCTTTTAGGGCGCGGTTTCACTGTCATCCTCGACGCGAGCGCGACCGAGGCTGAATTCCTGCACATTTCCGGGGGCCAGCGGGGGCTCAACCTGCGCTTACAGGTAGAAGATTTTCTCCAACTCACCGGCGCCCGCGTGGCTCCGATTGGCCGCGAGCGCCCTCAAGCGTAA